In Phormidium yuhuli AB48, one genomic interval encodes:
- a CDS encoding FAD-dependent oxidoreductase, translating into MSITRDRHSVDVLVVGGGTGGTAAAIQAARQGVNTLLVSEFPWLGGMLTAGGVSAPDGNELLALQTGLWGQFLRDLQQRQPGGLDWGWVSFFTFNPAVGAQILQDWFEALPNLHWIWGQTPQGVRVENNRLREVEFQEFDVTAEVILDGTELGDLLALADIPHRWGWEWRSQFNEPSAPETPNSQTAQYPVQAMTWVGVLQDYGQGAVAPEIPAPAMDVPSDFLGAWENYGVEKFLNYGRLPGDRFMLNWPQQGNDYGVNLQRLIESPQARRDCLQEAQWRTQSFARFLQRRLGRRYGLAQGLFPQENSGLALHPYFRESRRLLGVKTVCESDVLPQLRGQVAPLPLGEQGVEAIAIGNYANDHHYPNWDFPVQPKSLRWGGRWTGTPFALPYGCLIPLEMDGVLACEKNISVSHIANGCTRLQPLVMNLGQAAGLAAALCIQRGCQPRELPVRVLQDALLRDKQAPAAVIPLFNALLEDPDWQHWQRYYLNHPEEYPVTGYHPGGTTVMQQPLSAEPISGHFQLVGPQEYQLQVGDRTWTLVTLHPTVDRHLQSYPQGKLLSGWGYINPSGQWLRLEGISS; encoded by the coding sequence ATGTCCATCACACGCGATCGCCATTCTGTGGATGTTTTGGTAGTTGGAGGGGGAACCGGGGGAACAGCGGCCGCCATTCAGGCGGCGCGACAGGGGGTGAATACTCTATTAGTTAGTGAGTTTCCCTGGTTAGGGGGAATGCTTACCGCTGGGGGAGTGAGTGCCCCAGATGGGAATGAACTCCTGGCCCTACAGACGGGCCTGTGGGGGCAGTTTTTGCGGGACTTACAACAGCGTCAACCGGGGGGCTTAGATTGGGGTTGGGTGAGTTTCTTTACCTTTAATCCCGCCGTCGGGGCGCAGATTCTTCAGGATTGGTTTGAGGCCTTACCCAATCTGCATTGGATTTGGGGACAAACCCCGCAAGGGGTGAGAGTGGAGAATAATCGCCTGCGGGAGGTGGAGTTTCAGGAGTTTGATGTCACCGCCGAGGTGATTTTAGATGGGACGGAATTAGGGGATCTCTTGGCCCTGGCGGATATTCCCCATCGCTGGGGCTGGGAATGGCGATCGCAGTTCAACGAACCCAGTGCCCCAGAAACCCCCAACTCCCAGACTGCCCAGTATCCCGTCCAGGCCATGACCTGGGTGGGAGTTTTACAAGACTATGGCCAGGGGGCCGTCGCCCCAGAAATCCCGGCCCCGGCCATGGATGTTCCCTCAGACTTCCTGGGGGCCTGGGAAAACTACGGCGTAGAGAAATTCCTCAATTATGGTCGCCTTCCGGGCGATCGCTTTATGTTGAACTGGCCCCAGCAGGGCAACGATTATGGCGTCAACCTACAACGGCTGATTGAATCTCCCCAGGCCCGTCGCGACTGTTTACAAGAAGCCCAATGGCGAACCCAGAGTTTTGCCCGTTTCCTGCAACGGCGACTGGGCCGGCGTTATGGCTTAGCCCAGGGACTCTTCCCCCAAGAGAACTCCGGATTAGCCTTACATCCTTATTTCCGAGAAAGTCGCCGTCTGCTGGGGGTCAAAACCGTTTGTGAGTCCGACGTTTTACCCCAACTCAGGGGACAGGTTGCCCCCTTACCCCTAGGAGAACAGGGAGTTGAGGCGATCGCCATTGGCAACTACGCCAACGACCATCATTACCCCAACTGGGACTTTCCCGTGCAGCCAAAATCCCTACGTTGGGGAGGACGCTGGACCGGAACCCCCTTTGCCCTTCCCTATGGTTGTCTAATTCCCCTAGAGATGGATGGGGTTTTGGCCTGTGAGAAAAATATCTCCGTCTCCCATATTGCCAATGGCTGCACCCGTCTCCAGCCCCTGGTGATGAACTTGGGCCAAGCCGCTGGATTAGCGGCGGCCCTCTGCATACAGCGTGGTTGTCAACCCCGAGAATTGCCAGTGCGGGTTTTGCAAGATGCCCTGCTGAGGGATAAACAGGCCCCCGCCGCCGTCATTCCCCTGTTTAATGCCCTTCTCGAAGACCCCGATTGGCAGCATTGGCAACGCTATTATCTCAACCATCCCGAAGAGTATCCCGTCACCGGCTACCATCCCGGCGGAACCACCGTGATGCAACAACCCCTAAGTGCTGAGCCGATTTCAGGACACTTTCAGTTAGTGGGGCCTCAGGAGTACCAACTTCAGGTGGGCGATCGCACCTGGACGCTAGTCACCCTCCACCCCACCGTCGATCGCCACCTACAAAGTTACCCCCAGGGCAAACTCCTTTCGGGTTGGGGATATATTAATCCCTCGGGCCAGTGGTTGCGACTTGAAGGAATTTCATCCTGA
- the patX gene encoding heterocyst-inhibiting protein PatX, translated as MRHSLLLSALLLGLGSSLTAAPQITEEPNAEQVAFRGFLSAQTEQKDEVEPHRGSGRRRFQPDTNQHQPGDSFLPVTNF; from the coding sequence ATGCGCCATTCATTGCTTCTGTCTGCTCTACTTTTAGGGTTAGGCTCCTCCCTAACCGCCGCTCCTCAAATCACTGAGGAACCTAACGCTGAACAGGTTGCCTTTCGGGGCTTTCTCTCAGCACAAACTGAACAAAAAGATGAAGTTGAACCCCATCGGGGTAGCGGCCGTCGCCGTTTTCAACCCGATACAAACCAACATCAACCCGGAGACTCGTTTCTCCCTGTCACGAACTTTTAA
- a CDS encoding IctB family putative bicarbonate transporter yields MTNIWTSLTLSQWSPQRWQSGSYGCRLLFGSLGAWKAGSWLMQWADSLGVVLLSVLFALAPFVSTTLIGVLLALCALFLLVLLLSDDSQLALTPIHIGVGLYWLVASLATAFSRVPQQAVRGWVKLTLFLVVFALAARVLRSTKLRSVLITIYLHTALVVSVYGMRQVFFGAAPLATWTDPTSASANVTRVYSYLGNPNLLAGYLIPAIALSLGAVFAWEGWPRKGLALLMLGLNSTVLFQTYSRGGWIGMAATLFVFVLLAVYGWRDRLPQAWQKWALPTVLGGTVAVVLIAITAVPPVRDRVSSLFIGRADSSNNFRINVWTSVLQMIRDHPILGIGPGNEAFNQVYPLYMRPRYTALSAYSVLLEITVETGFVGLSAFIWLLVVTVQQALIQLRRLRHQANPQAFFLIATVASLAGFMAHGLVDTVWYRPQINTLWWLCLALVASFYPSLPPRSQPSQPS; encoded by the coding sequence ATGACCAATATTTGGACATCGCTAACCCTGTCCCAATGGTCACCCCAACGCTGGCAGAGCGGTAGCTACGGCTGCCGTCTTCTGTTCGGTTCTCTGGGGGCCTGGAAAGCAGGAAGTTGGTTAATGCAATGGGCTGACAGTCTCGGTGTAGTTCTGTTGAGTGTTCTGTTTGCTCTTGCTCCCTTCGTTTCAACAACCCTAATTGGGGTTCTCCTGGCCCTGTGTGCCTTATTTTTGCTGGTCCTGTTGCTGTCTGATGATAGTCAGTTGGCCCTGACCCCGATTCATATTGGCGTCGGGCTCTATTGGCTAGTGGCTAGTTTAGCGACAGCGTTTTCACGGGTTCCTCAACAGGCGGTTCGTGGCTGGGTGAAATTGACCCTGTTTCTGGTGGTGTTTGCCCTCGCTGCCCGGGTGTTGAGGTCTACCAAGCTGCGCTCAGTGTTAATTACCATTTACCTCCATACGGCCCTGGTGGTGAGTGTCTATGGAATGCGTCAAGTGTTCTTTGGGGCCGCCCCCCTCGCCACCTGGACTGACCCCACCTCCGCCTCAGCCAATGTGACGCGGGTGTATAGCTATTTAGGCAACCCTAATCTCTTGGCCGGCTATCTGATCCCGGCGATCGCCCTGAGTCTCGGGGCGGTGTTTGCCTGGGAAGGTTGGCCCCGTAAAGGGTTGGCGCTGTTGATGCTGGGGTTGAATAGCACGGTTCTGTTCCAGACTTATAGTCGGGGGGGCTGGATTGGCATGGCCGCCACCCTATTTGTCTTTGTGCTCTTGGCCGTCTATGGCTGGCGCGATCGTTTGCCTCAAGCCTGGCAAAAATGGGCCCTTCCCACAGTTTTGGGGGGAACCGTTGCCGTCGTCCTCATTGCCATCACCGCTGTTCCCCCAGTTCGCGATCGCGTGTCGAGTCTCTTCATCGGCCGGGCCGACAGTAGCAACAACTTCCGTATCAACGTCTGGACATCGGTGCTTCAGATGATTCGCGACCATCCCATCTTAGGCATCGGTCCCGGCAACGAAGCCTTCAATCAGGTCTATCCCCTCTATATGCGCCCCCGCTACACGGCCTTAAGTGCCTATTCAGTGCTGTTAGAGATTACCGTAGAAACTGGGTTCGTGGGACTGAGTGCCTTTATCTGGTTATTAGTGGTGACGGTTCAGCAGGCCCTGATCCAACTGCGACGGTTACGTCATCAAGCCAATCCCCAAGCCTTTTTCCTGATTGCCACCGTGGCCAGCCTAGCCGGGTTTATGGCCCATGGCTTAGTCGATACGGTCTGGTATCGTCCCCAAATCAACACCCTCTGGTGGCTCTGTCTCGCCCTGGTTGCCAGTTTTTACCCCAGCCTACCTCCCCGTTCCCAACCCTCTCAACCCTCCTAA
- the ylqF gene encoding ribosome biogenesis GTPase YlqF: MAAIQWYPGHIARAERQLKEQLNRVDVVLEVRDARIPLATHHPQLEGWLGDKARVLVLNRMDMISPAVREAWEAWLRDRGEVPYFTDARQGKGVSQVARAAETAGSGVNERRIARGMRPRPIRAVVIGFPNVGKSALINRLLRRKVVESARRAGVTRQLRWVRLSDRPGKSANLEILDAPGIIPWRLDNQENAVKLAICEDIGEASYDNQRVAAMMVDLITQLPELAGETPAYERLRDRYHLNPREMTGESYLTQLGGDRHQGDLERAACELLNDFRKGTLGQIPLELPV; the protein is encoded by the coding sequence ATGGCAGCAATTCAATGGTATCCGGGCCATATCGCCCGGGCTGAACGACAACTTAAAGAACAACTCAACCGCGTCGATGTGGTGTTGGAGGTTCGCGATGCCCGTATCCCCCTAGCCACCCATCATCCTCAGTTAGAGGGCTGGTTAGGGGACAAGGCCCGCGTCTTGGTTCTCAATCGCATGGATATGATTTCTCCGGCGGTTCGGGAGGCCTGGGAGGCTTGGTTGCGCGATCGCGGTGAGGTTCCCTATTTCACTGATGCCCGCCAGGGAAAAGGAGTGTCTCAGGTGGCCCGGGCCGCAGAAACCGCCGGTTCGGGCGTCAACGAACGCCGCATCGCCCGGGGAATGCGCCCTCGCCCCATCCGGGCCGTGGTGATTGGCTTCCCCAATGTGGGCAAATCCGCCCTCATTAACCGCCTGTTGCGCCGTAAAGTGGTCGAAAGTGCCAGACGGGCTGGGGTGACTCGTCAGTTGCGCTGGGTGCGGTTGAGCGATCGCCCCGGTAAATCCGCCAACCTGGAAATTCTCGACGCGCCGGGGATTATTCCTTGGCGCTTGGATAATCAGGAGAATGCCGTCAAACTCGCCATTTGTGAGGATATCGGCGAAGCCTCCTATGATAATCAGCGAGTGGCGGCGATGATGGTGGATTTAATCACCCAGTTACCGGAGTTAGCCGGAGAAACCCCAGCCTATGAACGGCTGCGCGATCGCTATCATCTCAACCCCCGAGAGATGACGGGGGAGTCTTATCTCACTCAATTAGGGGGAGATCGCCATCAAGGAGATCTCGAACGGGCCGCCTGTGAACTCCTCAACGACTTCCGCAAGGGAACCCTCGGACAAATTCCCTTAGAATTGCCGGTTTGA
- a CDS encoding RNA recognition motif domain-containing protein, whose protein sequence is MSIRLYVGNLPKDVEREELQNFFQDAGDLLSVKVITDRKTGKCRGFGFVTAKNDEQADQIVEAFNGKEFKESALKVEKAMPRKKGKEKPDSAPAAKPSSSGNRSNRSTSSTRSSSSESAQPDPRWADELSKLKQMLASQTTNS, encoded by the coding sequence ATGTCTATTCGCCTTTATGTCGGTAACTTGCCCAAAGATGTTGAGCGGGAAGAATTACAAAACTTTTTCCAAGACGCTGGCGACCTGTTGTCCGTGAAAGTGATCACCGATCGCAAAACCGGAAAATGCCGGGGCTTTGGCTTCGTCACCGCCAAAAATGACGAACAAGCTGACCAAATTGTCGAAGCATTCAATGGCAAAGAGTTTAAAGAGAGCGCCCTAAAAGTCGAGAAAGCCATGCCTCGTAAGAAAGGCAAGGAAAAACCGGATAGCGCCCCGGCCGCCAAGCCCAGTTCCTCGGGTAACCGCAGCAATCGTTCCACTTCATCGACTCGTAGTTCTAGCTCCGAGAGCGCACAACCTGATCCCCGTTGGGCTGATGAACTCTCGAAACTCAAGCAAATGTTGGCCTCTCAAACCACAAACTCTTAA
- a CDS encoding elongation factor G, protein MTPTPSSPWRNIAIVGPYLSGKTTLLESILSVTGAISRKGTVENGTTIGDNSPEAQNRSMSVEVSAAYTQHREVQFTFLDCPGSIEFAQETANALIGVGSAVIVCEPDVSRVLTLAPLFKLLDDWEIPHLLFINKVDRATSSFTDVLQALKSVSSRPLIPHQYPIRKGDQVTGFIDLVSEQAFQYHSGAPSDPIPLPEELQAEEQAARQEMLEGLADFDDRLLEELLEDIDPSQGEIIKDMKQELTADLIVPVFMGVATEDYGVRHLLDALAKETPEPAETAKRRGVNAASNEVIAQVLKTYYTAQGGKQSLVRVWNGTVTEGMTLNDTRVGGVYRLMGAEQKSVQTAEIGEIVGLGRLDQVQTGDTLSSQGTLELPRAEAFPPVYGLAITPENRKDEVKVSAALTKLVEEDPALTWDQNRDTHEILLWGQGEIHLQVALDRLRRKYNLPMTGRPPKIQYKETVRQRVESVHGRYKHQSGGHGQFGDVYLDIAPLPRGEGFQFRETIVGGAVPKQYIPGVETGVRDYLAQGPLGFPVVDVAVTLTNGSYHSVDSSEQAFKQAARVAMQTGMVQSQPTLLEPILLVEIYSPSESTSKVLQVISGHRGQILGYEGYEGWPGWDKISAYFPQAEMQDLIVELRSATMGVGTYRWQYDRLEPVPDKLAKRILSQQEG, encoded by the coding sequence ATGACCCCTACCCCATCCTCCCCCTGGCGTAATATCGCAATTGTCGGTCCCTACCTGAGTGGGAAAACCACGCTCCTGGAGAGTATCCTCTCGGTAACAGGAGCGATTTCCCGTAAAGGAACTGTTGAAAACGGAACCACCATCGGGGATAACAGTCCCGAGGCCCAGAACCGCAGCATGAGTGTGGAAGTCTCGGCGGCCTATACCCAACATCGGGAGGTTCAGTTTACCTTCCTCGACTGTCCCGGTTCCATTGAATTTGCCCAAGAAACGGCCAATGCCTTAATTGGGGTGGGTTCGGCGGTCATTGTCTGTGAGCCGGATGTGAGCCGAGTCTTGACCTTGGCCCCCCTCTTCAAACTCCTGGATGATTGGGAAATTCCCCATCTGTTGTTTATCAACAAGGTGGATCGGGCCACATCCAGTTTTACGGACGTCTTGCAGGCCCTGAAATCTGTCTCCTCCCGGCCCCTGATTCCCCATCAATATCCCATCCGCAAGGGAGATCAAGTCACCGGATTTATCGATCTCGTCAGCGAACAGGCCTTTCAATATCATTCTGGGGCCCCCTCCGATCCGATTCCTCTCCCGGAGGAGTTGCAAGCTGAAGAACAGGCGGCCCGACAGGAAATGTTGGAAGGCCTAGCGGACTTTGACGATCGCCTCCTTGAAGAACTCCTCGAAGATATCGACCCCTCCCAAGGGGAGATTATCAAGGATATGAAACAGGAACTGACGGCGGATTTGATTGTGCCGGTGTTTATGGGGGTGGCCACGGAAGATTACGGGGTTCGCCATCTGCTGGATGCGTTGGCTAAGGAAACCCCAGAACCGGCGGAAACGGCGAAGCGGCGGGGGGTAAATGCGGCCTCAAATGAGGTGATTGCCCAAGTCCTCAAAACCTATTACACCGCCCAGGGGGGTAAACAATCTCTGGTTCGCGTTTGGAATGGCACCGTCACGGAAGGGATGACTCTCAATGATACCCGAGTGGGGGGTGTGTATCGGCTGATGGGGGCGGAACAGAAAAGTGTGCAGACGGCTGAGATTGGTGAAATTGTCGGCCTAGGACGGTTGGATCAGGTGCAAACGGGGGATACTCTGAGTTCTCAGGGCACTCTGGAGTTGCCTCGGGCGGAGGCCTTTCCGCCGGTATATGGGTTGGCCATTACCCCGGAGAATCGTAAGGATGAGGTGAAAGTCAGTGCAGCCTTAACGAAACTCGTTGAGGAAGATCCCGCCCTCACCTGGGACCAAAATCGTGATACCCATGAAATTTTGCTGTGGGGCCAGGGTGAGATTCATCTTCAAGTGGCCTTGGATCGGCTGCGGCGTAAGTATAACTTGCCCATGACGGGACGGCCGCCTAAGATTCAGTACAAAGAAACGGTACGTCAGCGGGTTGAGTCGGTTCATGGTCGCTACAAACACCAAAGTGGCGGTCATGGCCAGTTTGGCGATGTCTATTTGGATATTGCCCCCCTTCCTCGCGGTGAGGGCTTTCAGTTTCGTGAAACCATTGTTGGGGGGGCGGTTCCCAAGCAATATATTCCGGGGGTGGAAACGGGGGTTCGTGATTATTTAGCCCAGGGCCCCTTAGGCTTCCCGGTGGTGGATGTGGCGGTGACCCTAACGAATGGGTCTTATCATAGTGTCGATAGTTCGGAACAGGCCTTTAAGCAGGCGGCCCGGGTGGCGATGCAAACGGGGATGGTTCAATCTCAACCGACGCTGTTGGAACCGATTTTGTTGGTGGAGATTTATAGTCCCAGTGAGTCTACCTCCAAGGTGTTACAGGTGATTAGTGGCCATCGCGGTCAGATTCTCGGCTATGAGGGCTATGAAGGCTGGCCCGGTTGGGATAAAATCTCGGCCTATTTCCCTCAGGCGGAAATGCAGGATTTGATTGTGGAGTTGCGATCGGCCACCATGGGCGTGGGAACCTATCGTTGGCAATACGATCGCCTCGAACCGGTCCCCGATAAGTTGGCCAAACGGATTCTCAGTCAGCAGGAGGGCTAG